GTTTTTTTCAGACAAAAAAATACCCCCTCTCGTACAACTAACAATTATACAACAAATTCATTAATTTTTTGACAAAAAAGCATGTATTTTCTCTTTTCCGACACATTCCCACATCATATTTTACCATTTTTTTCGCATTATTCATTACTTTTTTCCTAAATATTTTGAATTTATTAGGGTGAACAACATACAGTCATTTAGTAGTTTTACCATTTTCATTGAGAATAAAGGGTATGGTAAAATAAAATTGGAGGTAGAATATGAAACTTACACTATACACTGACTACTCATTACGAGTTCTATTATATTTAGCAAGCGCACCTCAAAACAACAAACTAATCCAAATAAAAGAAATAGCAGAAGCTTATGGCATTTCGAAAAATCATCTTATGAAGGTTACCTTTCATCTTGGAAAGTTAGGCTATGTGGAGACTATCCGCGGCCGTAATGGGGGATTATTGTTAGCCAAGGAACCAAAGGAATTGAATATTGGTGAATTGGTACGGCAAACGGAGGAAGACTTTCATATTGTTGAGTGTTTTCAAGATAATGCGTCTTGTATCATATCGCCACATTGTAAGTTAAAAGGCGTATTATATCAGGCGACACAAGCGTTCATATCTGTCTTGGATCAATACACTTTAGCTGATCTGATAACAAACAAAGAGCAATTGACCACTCTATTGTTTACAGAAGAAAAAAACATGGACAAAAATAAAGAGAGCAAACAGGAGTAACCTGCTTGCTCTCTTTTTTCTTACTCTTCTTCTTCAGCCAAGAAAGTGTTTAACATTTCTTCAATCATGTCCCACTCTTCATCCGTTTCAACCGGTTGAAGGTCGCCACCTTCTTCTGATTCGCTAGGAACGAAGCTTGATGCATGGATTTCGATGTCATCCTGGTCATCATTTTCCGCACCTACTGGGTAATAAAGTACATAGGACTTTCCAAATTCCTCAGAATCAAATGTGAAAAGCACCTCACATAATTGCTCATTCCCGTTTTCGTCTACTACTGTAATATTTTGTTCTCCGTGTTCCATTATGCTCACCTCTAATTTATTGTTGGCTGTCAAGATATCCTTGTAAAATGACAACGGCAGCCATCTTGTCTATTACTTGCTTTCTTTTTTTTCTACTTACGTCAGCAGAAAGCAGAATTCTTTCTGCTGCTACAGTAGAAAGCCTTTCATCCCAATAGATGACCGGCAGTCCCGTTTTAGCAGTCAGCATTTCACCATAATGCTGACTGGCTTCGCCGCGGGGACCGATAGAACCGTTCATATTCTTTGGTAAGCCAACTACGACTTTCTCAGGCTTATATTCAGCGATGATCTGCTTCAATCGCTTAAACCCTAAATTTTTTATTGCTTCATCAATTTTTATCGTTTCCAAGCCCTGTGCTGTCCATCCCATTTCATCACTGATGGCAACACCGACTGTTTTGGAACCGACGTCTAAGCCCAAAATGCGCATGTACTACTCCTTGCGGTGCTGTTCTAGGTAAGACTTCACTAATTCTTCAATTAGCTCGTCCCTTTCAATTTTCCGAATAAGCGTTCTTGCTTCTTTATGACGCGGAATGTATGCTGGGTCTCCAGATAGCAAGTAACCGACAATCTGGTTGATGGGGTTGTACCCTTTTTCCTGCAACGCCTCATAAACTGTTATTAATACGTCATCCACATTAGCTTCCAATGCATCTTCCGGAAAGTTAAACTTCATTGTTTTGTCAAAGGAGCTCATCATTTGCACCTCTCTCTTAGACTTCTTTTTTTCTATCTGCTTGTCAATTGTTACCTATATTGTACACCAAATGTCGGCAATGTTAAACGGATTTTATCCAATCTTCAACAGATTGTAATGCAGAATCGACTTGTTCCGGGTTTTTACCGCCTGCTTGTGCCATGTCAGGACGACCTCCGCCGCCGCCACCGCAACGTGTAGCCACTTCTTTTACAACCTTGCCGGCATGGTAACCTTTTTCAATTAGATCTTTTGTTACCCCTGCAGAAATATTCACTTTACCATCTTGGACGCTTGCAAGTACTATGATACCAGAACCAAGCTTATTTTTTAAATCATCCACCATCGTACGCAGATTATTCATGTCTGTTCCTGCTACCTTGCTCACTAGCATTGTTACGCCATTAACGTCTTTCGCTTTGGAAGAAAGGCTGGATGCTTCAATGTTTCCAAGCTTCGAAGCCAAGGATTGGTTTTCTCTTTGCAGTTCTTTCATATCAGATAAAAGAACATCGATTCTTGTTCCAACTTCCTGTGGTTTCGTTTTCAGCTTCGCCGCTGCATCTTTTAACAGTTGTACTTGATCATTTAGTAAACGGTAAGCCCCTTCACCTGTGACAGCTTCCATACGGCGTGTTCCTGCTCCTATTCCAGATTCAGAAACAATCTTGAATAAACCAATTTCAGATGTATTTGGAACATGGCAACCACCGCATAGCTCAAGGCTGTATTCTCCAACTTGGACAACACGGACAATATCTCCGTACTTTTCACCGAACAATGCCATGGCACCCATTGCTTTTGCTTCTGAGATGGATTTGTTTTCAATGACAACATTGATGCTAGCCCAGATTTTTTCATTAACAATCGCTTCGATTTTCTCGATTTCCTCTTGTGTCACTTGACCAAAATGAGAGAAGTCAAAGCGAAGACGATCTGCCGTCACTTGTGATCCCGCTTGGTTTACATGAGTCCCAAGCACGTCTTTTAATGCTTGATGCAAAATATGTGTAGCTGTGTGATTTTTAATAATTTGTGCACGGTTTTTCGCATGTACTTCTGCTTTAACGGCCTGTTCTCTATTTAACACGCCTTCTTCCACTACGATGGTATGAAGGTTTTGGCCGTTTGGAGCTTTTTGAACATCCTTTACAAATCCTCTGCCAGATTCGGTTACGATGTAGCCGTGGTCAGCAATCTGGCCTCCGCTTTCCGCGTAAAAAGGTGTTTCCGCCAAAATTACTTGAACCTCATCACCTGTTACAGCTGAATCTGCTAGCTCGCCGTCTTTAACAATAATAGATAAAGTCGTTTCTGCAGTAAGCTGGTCATATCCGACGAAACTGCTTTCTGTACGGATTTCCCCAAGCACACCTGATTGAACTTGCATGGAATTAGAGTCTTGACGGGCGGAACGAGCACGATCACGTTGCATTTCCATTTCCTTTTCGAAACCTTCGTGATCAAGCGTCATACCCTGTTCTTCCACATATTCTTCTGTCAGTTCAACAGGGAAGCCATACGTATCATACAGTCGGAATGCGTCTGAACCAGAAACCACCGTACTTCCATCTTCTTTAGCCTTTGCTATGACAGTGGAAAGGATCGCCAACCCGTCATTCAATGTTTCATGGAAACGCTCTTCTTCGGTTTTCACTACACGCTGAATGAAGTCTTGTTTTTCTTTTACCTCTGGGTAGAAATCGACCATGATTTCCGCTACAACCGGTACAAGCTCATACATAAATGGGCGGTTGATGCCAAGTTGTTTTGCGTAACGAACAGCTCTTCTTAGTAAACGGCGAAGTACATAGCCACGTCCTTCATTAGAAGGCAGGGCTCCATCACCTACTGCAAATGTCACGGTACGGATATGGTCAGCGATTACTTTGAATGCCGTATCTTTTTCAGCATTTGTGCGATATTTTTCACCGGACACATTTTCAGTCGCTTCGATAATAGGAATAAAAAGATCTGTATCAAAGTTTGTTGGTACGTCTTGGATAACAGCTACCATACGCTCAAGGCCCATACCTGTATCAATATTCTTCTTTGGAAGCGGTGTGTATGTATGGTCTGGGTTGTGATTGAACTCAGAAAATACAAGATTCCAAATTTCAAGGTAGCGTTCGTTCTCTCCACCTGGATATAGTTCTGGATCATTCAGGTCATTGCCATAGCTTTCACCACGGTCATAGAAAATTTCTGTGTTTGGTCCACTTGGGCCTTCTCCAATATCCCAGAAGTTACCCTCTAGGCGGATAATTCTTTCAGCAGGAACGCCAATTACTTCATTCCAGTACTTATATGCTTCTTCATCTTCTGGATGAATGGTGACGGATAGCTTTTCCGCTTCAAAACCAATCCATTTTTCGCTCGTAAGGAATTCCCAAGCCCAGTCGATCGCTTCTTTTTTGAAGTACTCTCCAATGGAGAAGTTACCAAGCATTTCAAAGAATGTATGGTGGCGTGCTGTTTTTCCTACGTTTTCAATATCATTGGTACGGATGGATTTTTGTGCATTGCAAATACGGGGATTTGCTGGGATGACACGGCCATCAAAGTATTTTTTTAGGGTTGCCACGCCACTGTTGATCCATAATAGGGATGGGTCTTCGTGTGGGACAAGGGATGCGCTAGGTTCAACAGCATGTCCTTTTTCTTTAAAGAAGTCTAGGAACATTTGTCGTACTTGAGCAGATGTTAGATGTTTCATTTGATTTTCCTCCTTTAGGTGTTACTGATTAAACTCCTGTTTCCTTTCGTTCCAGGTGGTCGCTTATCCAGAGGGCGGTGCTTGAGCCTCCTCGCTGCGCTGTGGGGTCTCAACCTACCGCTACCTCCCGCCGGAGTCTCACACCTTGCACTTCAGTCAACAGGGAAATTTGAAGAAAACAAAAAACTCCCGTCCCTAATAACAGGGACGAGAGTGTTCTCGCGGTACCACCCTGATTATGACAGAATGGTTCTGTCATCTCTCAGATTGCTTTAACGGTGCAAGCCGGCAGGATTTTACCCTGCTCTCCGGATTAGCTTTCCATTACCCTTCACCCTGGAATCCTTTCAGCCGTGGAATTCCTCTCTTTCAGGATGGTCTGTAATGTACTCAGATCCTTCTTTGAATTGGTTTATGTAGCTAGTATGCTTCGATTATATGCAACAGAAAGACCGTTGTCAATGTTTGATGAAATGAGCAGTAAGATGTGTTAAAGTAACCTTCAGCACAGCGAATACAGGTACTGCCAAAATCAATCCTACCACCCCTGCGACCTCTCCTCCAATTAATAGAGCCAAAATGATGAATACCGGGTGAATATGAAGACTTTTGCCCACGATTAATGGCGATAAAATGTTCCCTTCTATAAATTGCAGACCAAAAATAATGACGATTACCCATAGTACCATCTTCACAGAAATAGTCGCAGCGATGATAACTGCCGGAAAAGCTCCGATAATCGGTCCAAAATAAGGGATGATGTTCGTGATTCCTATTATCACACCAAGCACGAGTGGGTATTTCATGCCAGTCAGCCAGAGACTTGCGGTTGCAAGTATGCCTATGATCAAACATACCGTCAACTGTCCTCTTATATAGCTGCCTAGTGAGATGTCTACGTCCTTCAAAAAGGCAATTCCCGGTTCCCTCCATTTTCGAGGGGTCAAGTACCAGACCGTTTTTTTCACTTGATCATAATCCTTCAACAGGTAAAACACTATGAAAGGAATGACAATCAATATAAAAAAGGAGTTTAATACCCCTTTTAATCCGGCTACAACTTTTGTCAAGAGATTGGAGAGCATTGCTTCAAATTCACTAAAGGTTTGATCCACTCTATCGTGGATTCCGTCCGGCCAACTAGAAGTGGAACTATGAATCTGCTTGATCCAACCGCTATATGTTTGAGACAGTCGCGGGAAGTTTTCTGAAAGCTCCCAAAGCTGGTCAATGATGACAGGTATCCCTTTATAAGCTATGAGACCGATTCCACCAAAAAATAATAGGTAAATGATTAAGATAGCAATTGGTCTAGGCATCCCTCTGTTGTGAGTGTATTCTACAACGGGATGCAGCAGGTATGTAATGAAAATACTGATGAAAAATGGGATGCTGATGATGAAGATAACCTTCAAAACGGGCGCCCACAATGGACTCAGTTTCATAAAAACATACAAAATGATCATAACGAGTAGAAGTG
This window of the Sutcliffiella horikoshii genome carries:
- a CDS encoding IreB family regulatory phosphoprotein, yielding MSSFDKTMKFNFPEDALEANVDDVLITVYEALQEKGYNPINQIVGYLLSGDPAYIPRHKEARTLIRKIERDELIEELVKSYLEQHRKE
- a CDS encoding AI-2E family transporter, with the protein product MENQKKWLLRLGTLLLVMIILYVFMKLSPLWAPVLKVIFIISIPFFISIFITYLLHPVVEYTHNRGMPRPIAILIIYLLFFGGIGLIAYKGIPVIIDQLWELSENFPRLSQTYSGWIKQIHSSTSSWPDGIHDRVDQTFSEFEAMLSNLLTKVVAGLKGVLNSFFILIVIPFIVFYLLKDYDQVKKTVWYLTPRKWREPGIAFLKDVDISLGSYIRGQLTVCLIIGILATASLWLTGMKYPLVLGVIIGITNIIPYFGPIIGAFPAVIIAATISVKMVLWVIVIIFGLQFIEGNILSPLIVGKSLHIHPVFIILALLIGGEVAGVVGLILAVPVFAVLKVTLTHLTAHFIKH
- the ruvX gene encoding Holliday junction resolvase RuvX is translated as MRILGLDVGSKTVGVAISDEMGWTAQGLETIKIDEAIKNLGFKRLKQIIAEYKPEKVVVGLPKNMNGSIGPRGEASQHYGEMLTAKTGLPVIYWDERLSTVAAERILLSADVSRKKRKQVIDKMAAVVILQGYLDSQQ
- the alaS gene encoding alanine--tRNA ligase, which codes for MKHLTSAQVRQMFLDFFKEKGHAVEPSASLVPHEDPSLLWINSGVATLKKYFDGRVIPANPRICNAQKSIRTNDIENVGKTARHHTFFEMLGNFSIGEYFKKEAIDWAWEFLTSEKWIGFEAEKLSVTIHPEDEEAYKYWNEVIGVPAERIIRLEGNFWDIGEGPSGPNTEIFYDRGESYGNDLNDPELYPGGENERYLEIWNLVFSEFNHNPDHTYTPLPKKNIDTGMGLERMVAVIQDVPTNFDTDLFIPIIEATENVSGEKYRTNAEKDTAFKVIADHIRTVTFAVGDGALPSNEGRGYVLRRLLRRAVRYAKQLGINRPFMYELVPVVAEIMVDFYPEVKEKQDFIQRVVKTEEERFHETLNDGLAILSTVIAKAKEDGSTVVSGSDAFRLYDTYGFPVELTEEYVEEQGMTLDHEGFEKEMEMQRDRARSARQDSNSMQVQSGVLGEIRTESSFVGYDQLTAETTLSIIVKDGELADSAVTGDEVQVILAETPFYAESGGQIADHGYIVTESGRGFVKDVQKAPNGQNLHTIVVEEGVLNREQAVKAEVHAKNRAQIIKNHTATHILHQALKDVLGTHVNQAGSQVTADRLRFDFSHFGQVTQEEIEKIEAIVNEKIWASINVVIENKSISEAKAMGAMALFGEKYGDIVRVVQVGEYSLELCGGCHVPNTSEIGLFKIVSESGIGAGTRRMEAVTGEGAYRLLNDQVQLLKDAAAKLKTKPQEVGTRIDVLLSDMKELQRENQSLASKLGNIEASSLSSKAKDVNGVTMLVSKVAGTDMNNLRTMVDDLKNKLGSGIIVLASVQDGKVNISAGVTKDLIEKGYHAGKVVKEVATRCGGGGGGRPDMAQAGGKNPEQVDSALQSVEDWIKSV
- a CDS encoding Rrf2 family transcriptional regulator, translated to MKLTLYTDYSLRVLLYLASAPQNNKLIQIKEIAEAYGISKNHLMKVTFHLGKLGYVETIRGRNGGLLLAKEPKELNIGELVRQTEEDFHIVECFQDNASCIISPHCKLKGVLYQATQAFISVLDQYTLADLITNKEQLTTLLFTEEKNMDKNKESKQE
- a CDS encoding DUF1292 domain-containing protein, with the translated sequence MEHGEQNITVVDENGNEQLCEVLFTFDSEEFGKSYVLYYPVGAENDDQDDIEIHASSFVPSESEEGGDLQPVETDEEWDMIEEMLNTFLAEEEE